One window of the bacterium genome contains the following:
- a CDS encoding thioredoxin fold domain-containing protein has product WGFMFASPWFVVAISVIMILMAASMFGAFEIAVPSFLLNKFGAAREGVIGSLVMGLTVGVIIAPCAAGIIIGLVTLVARMGLVVKGGLLFFAMGLGLGLPYLVLAVFSGLLQRLPQSGEWMVWIKKLFGFLLLGVAFYFLAPQMERIGNKFLFLAGITSLIGGLLLGWFDHTAGGGRGFKLFKQMVGVLLLILGLVWIQYSLQEKTNGLSWNYYSGQSMEEILASGKPIFIDFYADWCAPCKQLDRETFGDSRVQAKSEAFYFLKVDCTKPDAATRAFMSLHQVTGMPTLIFIRPDGQEITELREIGYIDADRFLANLEKAL; this is encoded by the coding sequence AGTGGGGGTTCATGTTCGCCAGCCCCTGGTTTGTGGTCGCGATCAGCGTCATCATGATCCTGATGGCCGCCAGCATGTTCGGCGCATTCGAGATTGCCGTGCCCTCGTTTCTTTTGAACAAGTTCGGCGCCGCCCGCGAGGGGGTGATCGGAAGCCTGGTGATGGGGCTCACGGTCGGCGTAATCATCGCTCCCTGCGCCGCCGGCATCATCATCGGCCTAGTGACGCTGGTGGCGCGGATGGGTTTGGTGGTCAAGGGCGGATTGCTCTTTTTTGCCATGGGGCTCGGCCTGGGCCTTCCCTATCTGGTGCTGGCTGTGTTTTCCGGCTTGCTCCAGCGGCTGCCGCAATCCGGTGAATGGATGGTATGGATTAAAAAACTGTTCGGCTTTCTTTTGCTCGGCGTGGCGTTCTATTTCCTCGCGCCTCAGATGGAACGGATCGGCAACAAATTTCTCTTCCTGGCCGGAATCACCAGTCTGATCGGCGGATTGCTGTTGGGCTGGTTTGACCATACCGCCGGCGGCGGCAGGGGCTTTAAGCTTTTCAAACAAATGGTAGGCGTTCTGTTGCTGATCCTGGGCCTGGTCTGGATCCAGTACTCCCTGCAGGAGAAAACAAACGGTTTGTCGTGGAATTATTACAGCGGCCAATCCATGGAAGAGATCCTCGCTTCAGGCAAACCGATTTTTATCGATTTTTACGCCGATTGGTGTGCGCCATGCAAACAGCTGGATCGCGAGACCTTTGGCGACAGCCGCGTGCAAGCGAAAAGCGAAGCCTTTTATTTTCTCAAGGTGGATTGCACCAAACCGGATGCCGCCACCCGAGCCTTTATGTCCCTGCATCAAGTCACCGGCATGCCGACTTTGATCTTCATCAGACCGGACGGCCAGGAGATCACTGAACTGCGCGAGATAGGCTATATCGATGCCGATCGCTTTCTCGCCAACCTGGAAAAAGCGCTGTGA